AAGATAGCTTAGAAAAAAAATATAGTGAATACAGAAGATTTAAAGCTTATTTAGGAATAGAACCATTGCTAGATGAGTTACTTTCTCCATATTTCTTAATAAAATATAATTAATTTGAGTTTTCCTCTTGACTTATTGAAGTTTATTAGCTATATACAGTAGTAGGGATACAGAAATAAACTACAATATTAACAGGAGGGCATACTTATGAAAAACTATGAAATTGCAAAAATAAGAAACATATCTCTTTTAGGACATAGAGGTAGTGGAAAAACTACTTTGATGGAAGCTCTACTTTATATTTCAAAAACTATTGATAAGATGGGAACAATAGAAGATGGGAATACTGTATCAGACTATGACAAAGAGGAAATAAGAAGAGTTTTCTCTATCAATACATCAGTTATACCTATAGAGTATGGAGATGGAAAATATAATTTCTTAGATACTCCAGGATATTTTGACTTCGTTGGAGAGGTAGAATCAGCAGTAAGAGTTTCTGGAAGCTCAGTTATTGTATTAGATGCTACATCAGGGGTAGAGGTTGGAGCTGAAAAAGCTTGGAGAATATTGGAAGAGAAAAAACAACCAAGAATAATCTATCTAAATAAGATGGATAAAGGATATATAAACTATGAAAAATTACTCTATGAATTAAAAGAAAAATTTGGTAAAAAAATAGCTCCATTTTGTATACCAATAGGAGAAAAAGAAGAGTTCAAAGGTTTTGTCAATGTTATTGAAATGAAGAGTAGAATATTTAATGGAGTAGAGTGTGAAGATAGACCTATACCAGACTTTATGGATGTTTCAGAAGTAAGAAATCTTTTGATGGAAGCTGTGGCAGAAACTGATGAAGAGCTTATGGAAAAATATTTTAATGGAGAGGAATTCACTACTGAAGAGATAAAAAGAGGACTTCATAAAGGTGTCGTAAATGGAGATGTAGTTCCTGTTATTGTAGGTTCTGCTGTACAAGGAATTGGAATACATACACTATTTAAAATTATAAATGACTATATGCCATTACCTAATGAGATGTTTAATGGAGAGAGAATTGGTAAGAATTTAGAAGGAGAAGAGGTAGTTAGAAAAGTAGATAGAGAGGAGCCATTCTCAGCTATAGTTTTCAAAACATTAGTTGACCCATTTATTGGAAAAATTACTTTATTTAAAGTAAACTCTGGTGTTCTTAAAAAAGACATGGAAGTTTTCAATATAAATAAAAATAAAAAAGAGAAAATATCTCAAATTTTCTTCTTAAGAGGAAATAAGCAAGAAGAAGCTTTAGAAATAGCTGCTGGAGATATAGGTGCTACTACAAAACTTCAATATACTCAAACAGGGGATACTCTTTGTGATAAGGATAACCCTATACAATATCCAGCAATTAATTTCCCAGCACCATGTTTCTACTCTGGTGTAGAACCAGCAGAAAAAGCTGATGATGAAAAATTAAGTACTTGTTTACAAAGAATGATGGAAGAAGATCCTACATTTAAAGTATATAGAAATCATGAAACAAAACAGTTATTAATAGGTGGATTAGGAGAAAAACATCTATATATTATAATTTGTAAGATTAAAAATAAATTTGGAGTGCATGCTGTATTAACTGACCCTATTGTTTCATATAGAGAAACAATAAAAGGACAAGCTTCTGTACAAGGAAAACATAAGAAACAATCTGGAGGAGCTGGACAATATGGAGATGTATTTATAAAATTTGAACATAGTGAAAAAGAGTTTGAATTTATAGATGATATTCATGGTGGAGTAGTTCCAAAATCATTTATTCCAGCAGTAGAAAAGGGACTTTTAGAAGCAAAAGAAAAAGGAACTTTAGCTGGATATCCAGTAATTAATTTTAAAGCTACACTTTATGATGGTTCTTACCACCCAGTTGACTCTAATGAGATTTCATTTAAACAAGCAGCAATACTAGCTTTTAGAAAAGGAATGGAAGAAGCTAAACCTGTATTACTTGAGCCAGTTTTATCTATGCAAATTACTATCCCAGAAGTTTATCTTGGAGATGTAATGGGAGATATGAATAAACGTAGAGGAAGAATTTTGGGAATGGAACACAATAGCTATGGAGAGCATGTATTAAATGTAGAAGTTCCACAAGTAGAGGTACTAAAATATGCTCTAGATTTGAGAGCAATGACTCAAGGAAGAGGAGAATTTTCATTTGAATTTGCTAGATATGAAGAGGTACCAGAGGTACTAGCCCAAAAAATAATTGCTAGCAGAAAAAAAGATTAGTGTAACATATGTTACTGAAATTAAAAAAAATATAGTGTAAAATATTAAGAGTTGTGGAAGAGATGAAGCAACTCTTAATTTATTGTATAAAAATTTAGGAGGATAAAATTATGCACGATGGTTGCTCTGGAAAATTTGAAAATGGGAAACAAGTAGTAGAAAAATTAAGAATGATGGGATTTAATGAACAGTTGATGCCAATACCAGCTCAATTTATTTGTGAAGAGTGTAATAATGAGATAACTATGGATACATTTGAATATAAATGTCCACACTGTGGAACAATTTATGCTGTAACTCCTTGCCATGCTTTTGATGTAGAAAATATAATGTGTGCTGGAAAAGAGGAGAAATAAATAAAGTATTTCTTAAGTTGAAATTAAAGTAACTAGTCAGCTAGTAAATTAATTTGAGAAAACTCAAAGAATTGTGTAATTTATCAGAGTTTAAAGTTATTTCTTATTTAACTTCTTGGAATATAAAACAATTCTTAGTTTTCTTTTTAAATTATAAATAGCTGACTAGTTACATATTAATTATTCTGGTTTATATACTCCACTATTTATAGCATTTTGCATAGCAGCTCTTATTTTTGTAGCTCTTACAGAAGCTCCAGCTCTAGGAATATCTTCTGGTGCGTAAAGAGATTCTAAGGCATCTCCTACTTTTTTGCCTTGAGTAGAATCTAAAGCTGCTTGGTATCTATCTTTTTCTTCTTTTAAATTTTCAGTTTTTAAATAGTTTTTTCCTTTATAAAAAAGTGTTCTAAATTTAGGTTTATCAACTACATCATCTTTTAAATTAAACTGAACTTCTACCTGTGTTTCTTGTCCACTTACAAATGTACCTCTGTAAGTTCCATTTCTATACTCACTAGCTAAGCTCATCATACTACAAAGTAAAAAAGAAAAAATAACAAATTTTTTCATATAGCCTCCTTCAAAAAATTAATATACACTATTTTACTATATATTTTTGAAAGAGTCAATTACTTTGTAAATAAAAATATTAGTTATTTAAGAGAATTTACTATTCTATTTAATGCTTCCTCAAGAATAGATTTAGGACAAGCAAAGTTAAGTCTAATATAACCTCTACCCTCTTCTCCAAACCAATGTCCATAATCAATAGCTACTTTTGCTTCCTCTTCAAAGAATTTTTCAATCTCTCTATCTTTTAATACATCTCCTAAATATATCCATGCTAAGTACGTTCCCTCAGGTTTTACATATTTAGCTTCAGGAAGATTTTTCTTTAAAAACTCTTCAATAAAAGCTCTATTATTATCAAGATACTCAATAACTTGATCTAACCACTCTTCTCCCTCGGTATATCCAGATTTTATAGCAGCAATACCAAAGCTATTAGGAGTTTCTATTCTAACATTTCCTAAAGTTTTTTGATAAGCTTTTCTCAAATTTTCATCAGGAATAATTATAAGGGAAGTTTGTACTCCTGCTAAGTTAAATGTCTTACTAGGAGCTGTACAAACAATTAGTTTAGAAAAATATTTTTTATCTAATGTAAGGAATGAACAGTGTT
Above is a window of Fusobacterium mortiferum ATCC 9817 DNA encoding:
- the fusA gene encoding elongation factor G: MKNYEIAKIRNISLLGHRGSGKTTLMEALLYISKTIDKMGTIEDGNTVSDYDKEEIRRVFSINTSVIPIEYGDGKYNFLDTPGYFDFVGEVESAVRVSGSSVIVLDATSGVEVGAEKAWRILEEKKQPRIIYLNKMDKGYINYEKLLYELKEKFGKKIAPFCIPIGEKEEFKGFVNVIEMKSRIFNGVECEDRPIPDFMDVSEVRNLLMEAVAETDEELMEKYFNGEEFTTEEIKRGLHKGVVNGDVVPVIVGSAVQGIGIHTLFKIINDYMPLPNEMFNGERIGKNLEGEEVVRKVDREEPFSAIVFKTLVDPFIGKITLFKVNSGVLKKDMEVFNINKNKKEKISQIFFLRGNKQEEALEIAAGDIGATTKLQYTQTGDTLCDKDNPIQYPAINFPAPCFYSGVEPAEKADDEKLSTCLQRMMEEDPTFKVYRNHETKQLLIGGLGEKHLYIIICKIKNKFGVHAVLTDPIVSYRETIKGQASVQGKHKKQSGGAGQYGDVFIKFEHSEKEFEFIDDIHGGVVPKSFIPAVEKGLLEAKEKGTLAGYPVINFKATLYDGSYHPVDSNEISFKQAAILAFRKGMEEAKPVLLEPVLSMQITIPEVYLGDVMGDMNKRRGRILGMEHNSYGEHVLNVEVPQVEVLKYALDLRAMTQGRGEFSFEFARYEEVPEVLAQKIIASRKKD